A single genomic interval of Oryza sativa Japonica Group chromosome 7, ASM3414082v1 harbors:
- the LOC107281559 gene encoding L-type lectin-domain containing receptor kinase SIT2, protein MSSTKLILCFLLLFLTLNLSASSTGGDHERFMYAGFTGANLTMDGSAKIIPTGLLALTKDTFRAQGHALHPAPLRFGQSNGMVTSFSVSFVFGILSSFGDIRGHGFAFFIAPTNNFSSAFPIQFLGLLNDKNNGSLSNHLFAIEFDTIRNNEFGDIDNNHVGIDINSLNSMQSYHAGFYDDKGGTFTNLSLIGGGPIQVWIEYDGYTTLTNVTIAPLGMARPIRPLLSVTRDLSTVFTNQSYLGFSSSTGLSTAHHYVLGWSFGMNSPAPTIDSTKLPKLPEPPNYSGPRTQSILLILPLIGSILLVLIIGIVVLLVRRQLVYKEVREDWEVEYGPRRFAYQDLFRATRGFKNNNLVGIGGFGKVYRGVLPISKLQVAVKRVSYGSKQGIKEFIAEVVSIGNLQHRNIVQLFGYCRRKNELLLVYDYMENESLDKHLYNFHGQPTLNWSQRFKIIKDIASGLLYLHEEWDKVVIHRDVKASNVLIDKEMNARLGDFGLSRLCDHGSNLHTTNVIGTIGYLAPELVHTGKATTLSDVFGFGIFLLEVSCGQKPIRQNSEGKHLILVDWVVENWHKGSLLDTMDRRLQGNYNIDEAYLALKLGLLCSHPFSNARPNMRQVLQYLDGDAQLPELNVSVM, encoded by the coding sequence ATGAGTAGCACAAAGCTCATCTTGTGCTTCCTACTTCTGTTCCTAACCCTCAATCTTTCAGCTTCCAGCACCGGTGGTGACCATGAAAGATTCATGTACGCCGGCTTCACTGGTGCCAATCTCACCATGGACGGCTCAGCAAAAATCATACCAACCGGCCTGCTTGCACTGACAAAGGACACGTTCAGGGCTCAAGGCCACGCGTTGCACCCGGCTCCACTCCGCTTCGGTCAGTCTAATGGAATGGTGACATCTTTCTCTGTTTCATTTGTGTTTGGTATTCTCTCTTCATTTGGTGACATAAGGGGCCATGGTTTCGCCTTCTTCATAGCTCCCACCAATAATTTCTCCTCCGCCTTCCCAATCCAGTTCCTGGGCCTTCTCAATGATAAAAACAACGGTAGTTTGAGCAACCATCTCTTTGCCATCGAATTTGATACCATCCGAAACAATGAGTTTGGGGACATCGACAACAACCATGTTGGCATTGACATAAATAGTCTGAATTCTATGCAATCCTATCATGCTGGCTTCTACGATGACAAGGGTGGCACATTCACAAACTTGAGCCTCATCGGAGGAGGGCCAATTCAAGTTTGGATAGAGTACGACGGGTACACCACATTAACTAATGTGACCATAGCTCCTCTTGGCATGGCTAGACCTATAAGGCCACTACTCTCAGTTACCCGTGACCTTTCTACAGTGTTTACAAATCAATCATATCTTGGTTTCTCATCCTCAACAGGCTTAAGCACAGCTCATCACTACGTTCTTGGTTGGAGCTTTGGTATGAACAGTCCCGCTCCAACCATTGACTCTACCAAGCTACCCAAGCTACCCGAACCACCTAATTATAGTGGTCCAAGAACTCAATCCATTCTATTAATCCTTCCACTAATAGGGTCAATTCTATTGGTATTAATTATTGGCATTGTGGTTCTACTTGTGAGGAGACAACTTGTGTACAAGGAGGTACGCGAAGATTGGGAAGTTGAATATGGTCCACGCCGGTTTGCTTACCAGGATCTATTTCGCGCAACTAGAGGATTTAAGAACAATAACTTGGTAGGAATAGGTGGGTTTGGAAAGGTGTACAGAGGGGTTCTTCCAATATCGAAATTACAGGTTGCTGTTAAGAGGGTATCATATGGCTCAAAGCAGGGTATTAAAGAATTTATAGCTGAAGTAGTTAGTATAGGGAATCTCCAACACCGCAACATTGTACAATTATTTGGATATTGCCGGCGCAAGAATGAACTCCTTTTGGTATATGACTATATGGAAAATGAAAGTCTCGACAAGCACTTATACAATTTTCATGGCCAACCAACTTTGAATTGGTCACAAAGGTTCAAAATTATCAAAGACATTGCCTCGGGCCTGCTCTACTTACATGAGGAGTGGGACAAAGTTGTAATTCATCGAGATGTCAAGGCAAGCAACGTGCTTATTGATAAGGAGATGAATGCAAGATTAGGAGATTTCGGTCTCTCACGACTATGTGACCACGGCAGTAACCTACATACAACAAATGTTATCGGCACAATAGGATACTTAGCTCCAGAGCTAGTTCACACAGGCAAAGCAACTACACTTAGTGATGTCTTTGGTTTTGGCATCTTCCTTCTTGAGGTTTCTTGCGGGCAAAAGCCTATCAGGCAAAACTCGGAAGGTAAACATCTCATCTTGGTTGATTGGGTGGTTGAGAATTGGCATAAGGGATCACTTCTTGATACAATGGATAGAAGGCTCCAAGGTAACTACAATATCGATGAAGCCTACCTTGCACTGAAGCTAGGATTATTATGCTCACACCCATTTTCAAACGCAAGGCCCAATATGCGGCAAGTTCTGCAATACCTCGATGGCGATGCGCAGTTGCCAGAACTAAATGTGTCCGTGATGTAG
- the LOC4342334 gene encoding hexose carrier protein HEX6, with protein sequence MAPSAAAPEIQELIHHPYDGRVTSFVVLSCVTACLGGILFGYDIGVSGGVTSMDAFLERFFPEVYRRMHGGGERVSNYCRFDSQLLTAFTSSLYVSGLATTFLASHVTARRGRRASMLVAGAAIAAGATVGASAAGLATVILGRVLLGVGVGFGNQAVPLYLSEMAPPSRRGAFSNGFQLCVSVGAFVAQLINFGAEKIAGGWGWRVSLAVAAVPAAFLAVGAVFLPETPNSLVQQGEDHGKVRALLSKIRGSDGAGVDDELDDIVAADRCKVTARRGLTLMLTHRRYRPQLVMAVMIPFFQQMTGINAIAFYAPVLLRTVGMGESAALLAVVIKQVVGIGATLASMLAVDRFGRRTLFLAGGAQMVISQLLIGAIMAAQLGDDGELSQASALLLIVLVAVYVAGFAWSWGPLGWLVPSEIFPLEVRSAGQSIAVAVNFLLTTAVAQSFLAMLCHMKAGIFFFFAAWLVAMTAFVYLLLPETKGLPIEQVGKLWARHWFWRRFVVTDSGVDGEEEGEAIDADKL encoded by the exons AtggcgccctccgccgccgctcccgagaTCCAGGAGCTCATCCACCACCCCTACGACGGCCGCGTCACCTCCTTCGTCGTCCTCTCCTGCGTCACCGCCTGCCTCGGCGGCATCCTCTTCGGCTACGACATCGGCGTCTCCG GCGGCGTCACGTCGATGGACGCCTTCTTGGAGCGCTTCTTCCCGGAGGTGTACCGCCGgatgcacggcggcggcgagcgcgtcaGCAACTACTGCCGCTTCGACAGCCAGCTGCTCACCGCCTTCACGTCGTCGCTCTACGTCTCCGGCCTCGCCACCACGTTCCTCGCCTCGCACGTCACCGCcaggcgcggccggcgcgcgtcCATGCTCGTGGCGGgggcggccatcgccgccggcgccacggtGGGCGCCTCCGCGGCGGGCCTCGCCACGGTGATCCTCGGGCGCGTCctgctcggcgtcggcgtcgggttCGGCAACCAGGCCGTGCCGCTCTACCTGTCGGAgatggcgccgccgtcgcggcgcggcgcgttCAGCAACGGGTTCCAGCTCTGCGTCAGCGTCGGGGCGTTCGTGGCGCAGCTGATCAACttcggcgcggagaagatcgCCGGCGGGTGGGGGTGGCGGgtgtcgctcgccgtcgcggcCGTCCCGGCCGCGTtcctcgccgtcggcgcggTCTTCCTCCCCGAGACGCCAAACAGCCTCGTCCAGCAAGGCGAGGACCACGGCAAGGTGAGAGCTCTCCTGAGCAAGATACGAGGCAGCGACGGCGCCGGAGTCGACGACGAGCTTGACGATATCGTCGCCGCCGACAGGTGCAAGGTGACAGCGAGGCGCGGGCTGACGCTGATGCTCACCCACCGCCGCTACCGGCCGCAGCTGGTCATGGCGGTGATGATCCCCTTCTTCCAGCAGATGACCGGGATCAACGCCATCGCGTTCTACGCGCCGGTGCTCCTCCGCACCGTCGGGATGGGCGAGAGCGCGGCGCTGCTCGCGGTGGTCATCAAGCAGGTGGTCGGCATCGGCGCCACGCTGGCATCCATGCTCGCCGTCGACCGGTTCGGCCGCCGCACGCtgttcctcgccggcggcgcccagATGGTGATCTCCCAGCTACTCATCGGCGCCATCATGGCGGCGcagctcggcgacgacggcgagctgaGCCAGGCGAGCGCGCTGCTGCTGatcgtcctcgtcgccgtctACGTCGCCGGCTTCGCGTGGTCGTGGGGGCCACTGGGATGGCTGGTGCCGAGCGAGATCTTCCCGCTGGAGGTGAGGTCGGCGGGGCAGAGCATCGCCGTGGCGGTGAACTTCCTGCtcacgacggcggtggcgcagtCGTTCTTGGCCATGCTTTGCCACATGAAGGCcggcatcttcttcttcttcgcggCGTGGCTGGTCGCCATGACCGCCTTCGTCTACCTCCTCTTGCCGGAGACCAAGGGTTTGCCCATCGAGCAGGTCGGGAAGCTGTGGGCGCGCCATTGGTTTTGGAGGAGGTTCGTCGTCACCGActccggcgtcgacggcgaggaggaaggcgaaGCCATTGACGCCGATAAGCTCTGA
- the LOC107281472 gene encoding L-type lectin-domain containing receptor kinase SIT2-like codes for MPVPGENRRCFLAVLHFFTIILIIITFPSSTAAIGDGQFGYYGFSNSSLTVDGAAMVLPGGLLQLTNSTANMKGHAFHPTPFRLRKSPNTTVQSFSASLVFGIISPYIDLGSQGMVFLVAPSTNFSDALAAQYLGLFNIRNIGNRSNHVFAVEINTILNSEFMDIDDNHIGIDICDLRSVTSHSAGYYDNSTGGFHNLSLISGEAMQIWIDYDGGAKQIDVALAPFKMAKPTKPLLSMPYDLSSVISDVAYVGLSAATGLAGSSHYILGWSFSMNGPTPPFFTAQLPDLPRRAQEASRRKVLPIIVPIVTATSVLLITLAVFLFVRRRLRYAELREDWEIQFGPHRFSFKDLYFATEGFKNSHLLGTGGFGRVYKGLLSKSNMQIAVKRVSHESRQGIREFVAEIVSIGRLRHRNIVQLLGYCRRKDELILVYEYMPHGSLDKYLYCHSNHPTLDWIQRFRIIKGVASGLLYLHGDWEKVVIHRDVKASNVLLDAEMNARLGDFGLARLYDHGTDMQTTHLVGTIGYLAPELVRRGKASPLTDVFAFGIFVLEVTCGRRPIEHKMNSDKLLLVDWVMDCWNEGSLLETMDPKLQNEYDADEACLALKLGLLCSHQSPAAKPSMWHVMQYLNHDLPFPELAPMDMVQNRQVDSPVAYCQSVVSDGTISGLSEGR; via the coding sequence ATGCCTGTCCCTGGCGAGAATCGTCGGTGCTTTCTTGCGGTACTCCATTTCTTCACCATCATCCTGATAATTATCACGTTTCCATCCTCCACTGCAGCCATTGGCGATGGTCAGTTCGGGTACTATGGCTTCTCCAACAGCAGTCTCACCGTCGATGGAGCTGCCATGGTGCTGCCAGGGGGCTTGCTACAGCTGACCAACAGTACGGCCAATATGAAAGGCCATGCCTTCCATCCGACTCCTTTCCGGCTTCGCAAGTCGCCCAACACTACGGTGCAGTCCTTCTCCGCCTCCTTGGTGTTTGGCATCATCTCCCCTTACATTGATCTTGGGTCACAAGGCATGGTTTTCTTGGTTGCCCCAAGCACTAATTTTTCTGATGCGTTAGCCGCACAGTACCTGGGTCTGTTCAACATTAGAAACATTGGCAATCGTAGTAACCATGTTTTTGCCGTTGAGATCAACACCATATTGAATAGCGAGTTTATGGACATCGATGACAACCATATCGGCATCGACATATGTGATCTTCGCTCCGTGACATCTCATTCAGCGGGCTACTACGACAACAGCACCGGTGGCTTCCATAACTTGAGTCTAATCAGTGGTGAGGCGATGCAAATTTGGATCGACTACGATGGAGGGGCAAAGCAGATTGACGTGGCCTTGGCTCCATTCAAAATGGCCAAACCCACCAAGCCACTACTGTCAATGCCCTATGACCTCTCATCAGTGATCTCAGATGTTGCATATGTAGGTTTATCAGCTGCAACAGGCTTAGCAGGGTCGAGTCATTATATTCTAGGCTGGAGCTTTAGCATGAATGGACCCACTCCTCCTTTCTTCACTGCTCAACTACCAGATCTACCTCGTAGAGCTCAAGAAGCTTCACGGCGCAAGGTATTGCCGATAATTGTTCCTATAGTAACCGCCACATCTGTCTTACTGATAACCTTGGCTGTCTTCCTATTTGTGCGGAGGCGTTTGAGATATGCTGAGCTGCGAGAAGATTGGGAAATTCAGTTTGGACCGCACAGGTTCTCATTTAAGGACCTATATTTTGCAACTGAAGGGTTCAAGAATAGTCACCTCTTAGGCACAGGAGGATTTGGAAGAGTGTACAAGGGTCTCCTTTCCAAATCTAACATGCAGATTGCTGTGAAGCGTGTGTCCCATGAATCAAGGCAAGGCATAAGAGAATTTGTTGCAGAGATTGTTAGCATCGGTCGCCTTCGGCATCGGAATATTGTGCAGTTACTTGGCTATTGCCGGCGCAAAGATGAACTTATATTGGTCTATGAATATATGCCACATGGTAGCCTTGATAAATACTTGTATTGTCATAGCAACCATCCTACTTTAGATTGGATTCAACGTTTCCGAATAATCAAAGGCGTTGCATCTGGTTTATTGTACCTTCATGGAGACTGGGAGAAAGTTGTCATCCATCGAGACGTCAAGGCTAGCAATGTGCTTCTTGATGCAGAAATGAATGCACGCTTAGGTGATTTTGGCCTTGCAAGATTATATGACCATGGTACTGACATGCAAACCACACACCTAGTTGGCACTATAGGATATCTTGCCCCTGAGCTAGTACGAAGAGGTAAAGCTTCACCCCTCACCGATGTCTTCGCCTTTGGCATATTTGTTCTTGAGGTTACTTGTGGACGAAGACCCATTGAACATAAGATGAATAGTGACAAGCTCCTGTTGGTAGACTGGGTGATGGATTGTTGGAACGAGGGATCACTTCTTGAGACAATGGATCCAAAGCTCCAAAATGAGTATGATGCTGATGAAGCATGCCTAGCGCTGAAACTAGGATTGCTTTGCTCACACCAATCCCCTGCTGCAAAGCCAAGCATGTGGCATGTCATGCAGTATCTTAACCATGACTTGCCATTTCCCGAGTTGGCGCCAATGGACATGGTGCAGAACCGTCAGGTGGACTCACCCGTTGCATATTGCCAATCAGTGGTGAGCGATGGCACCATCTCTGGCCTCTCCGAAGGGAGGTAG